Proteins encoded together in one Megalops cyprinoides isolate fMegCyp1 chromosome 20, fMegCyp1.pri, whole genome shotgun sequence window:
- the phc3 gene encoding polyhomeotic-like protein 3 isoform X5 — translation MDSETTVTATTAAAAATTSASTPTPTRTQAPPTSLYSAPTDRQAVQVIQQAMQRPQSMAAQYLQQMYAAQQQHLLLQTAALQQQQSLAAVQQTTLSGSRQSPSPSPSPNGSVAPSPGVSQAPITLPSSPVTAQLISRSQNSSSTAAGGAISQQAMLLGNGSPTCSQAQMYLRTQMLILTPAATVGAVQSELPVISSASSQPASTQVQSLAVRANPPSAPPAAQSVPLKASSQGTALAPSLPKMSICPLRPSQQPESSESSPGSESRATEVARLPSAHQLIVPTSYSPIQPQALLKHQLHCTPGHKGAHHQLIIQQPAGALRQVQPIALRVTAQETPPPSQHCVSIQTLTTPTAATVQSQHCVAISTAALPTEPSQSAAQQQTVVVSPAAPQSPTCQSPAIVIQPQAALVQSQPPPLRLGPAQLPSHVESLPQTAAMTTTTSSASLQASQHVFLPQATPPPPTAPPSAPPTSVQPLPLQALAVPSGQVLLSEEELPVAEALVQMPFQNLPPPQTIAVDLKVQPAAPTEPPVQGQELYEVQGTCAEEAREDGPTQARRNRTPTPPTLSPPARPEGNCEDSSAHKDSNTAVSVFSCVTSTGSTSVIRSPGESPYVNSSPPPLLPAVVRSASQPPPASLPGGPESQPPQAIVKPHILTHLIEGFVIQEGLEPFPVSRSSLMVDQQASLPDTQEVKSNGGQQQPCDAPMDTEPPENSTDSDMDDAPAAEADGAEEGAVGVLECEFCGKRGYAHTFLRSKRFCSMICVRRYNVSCTKRISLLKADKTGRWPRRTDGRRGRPPSRPDGGSREHFLRQVDVQPSREEEEEEEPPVPMTTRLRRQTELERERERERGLVRTREASGGPPGSPSAAHSNPTLWSVQEVWSFIYNLPGCQDIAEEFRLQEIDGQALLLLTEEHLMSAMNVRLGPALKICARINSLKES, via the exons ATGGACAGCGAGACGACCGTGACCGCCACGacggccgccgccgccgccactaCCAGcgcctccacccccacccccacccgtaCCCAGgctccccccacctctctctacAGCGCCCCCACCGACAGACAGGCCGTCCAG GTGATCCAGCAGGCCATGCAGCGGCCGCAGAGCATGGCGGCGCAGTACCTGCAGCAGATGTACGCggcgcagcagcagcacctcctgCTCCAGACCgcagccctgcagcagcagcagagcctggCCGCCGTGCAGCAG aCCACGCTGTCGGGAAGCAGGCAGtcgccctccccctccccctcgcccaACGGGAGTGTCGCCCCGTCACCTGGAGTATCGCAGGCCCCG ATCACGCTGCCCAGTTCCCCGGTGACAGCCCAGCTCATCAGCCGCTCCCAGAACTCCAGCTCCACCGCCGCCGGGGGCGCCATATCCCAGCAGGCTATGCTCCTGGGCAACGGCTCGCCCACCTGCAGCCAGGCCCAGATGTACCTGCGCACCCAGATG CTGATTCTGACTCCTGCTGCCACGGTGGGGGCGGTGCAGTCTGAGCTGCCAGTcatttcctctgcctcctctcagCCCGCCTCCACCCAG GTGCAGAGTCTGGCTGTGCGGGCCAACCCCCCCAGTGCCCCGCCTGCAGCGCAGAGCGTCCCGCTCAAGGCCTCCTCGCAGGGGACGGCGCTGGCACCCTCGCTCCCCAAAATGTCCATATGCCCTCTGAGGCCCAGCCAGCAGCCAGAGTCCTCGGAGAGCAGCCCTGGGAGTGAGTCCCGGGCCACGGAGGTCGCCCGCCTGCCCTCTGCCCATCAGCTCATTGTGCCAA CATCGTACTCCCCCATCCAGCCTCAGGCTCTGCTGAAGCAccagctgcactgcacaccTGGCCACAAGGGAGCACACCACCAGCTCATCATACAGCAGCCTGCCGGTGCCCTCAGGCAGGTCCAACCCATAGCCCTGCGGGTCACGGCGCAAGAgactcctcccccctcccagcaCTGCGTCTCCATTCAGACCCTGACCACGCCCACCGCGGCCACTGTCCAATCGCAGCACTGCGTGGCCATCTCCACAGCGGCCCTCCCGACAGAGCCGTCACAGTCCGCCGCGCAGCAGCAGACCGTGGTCGTTTCCCCCGCAGCCCCTCAGTCGCCCACCTGCCAGTCCCCGGCCATCGTCATCCAGCCCCAGGCCGCCCTCGTCCAATCGCAGCCTCCGCCTCTGCGGCTCGGCCCCGCCCAGTTGCCCTCGCATGTCGAGTCCCTCCCCCAGACCGCGGCCATGACCACCACCACCTCGTCCGCTTCCCTCCAGGCCTCCCAGCACGTCTTCCTACCTCAGGCCACGcctccccctcccactgccCCACCCTCAGCTCCGCCCACCTCGgtgcagcccctccccctgcaggcccTGGCTGTGCCGTCAGGGCAGGTGCTGCTGTCCGAGGAGGAGCTCCCCGTGGCCGAGGCGCTGGTCCAGATGCCCTTCCAGAACCTTCCGCCTCCTCAGACCATCGCGGTGGACCTGAAGGTTCAGCCAGCTGCCCCCACAGAGCCCCCAGTG caggggcaggagctgTACGAGGTTCAGGGGACGTGCGCAGAGGAAGCGAGAGAGGATGGCCCCACGCAGGCACGCAGGAACAGGACGCCGACTCCTCCAACTCTGTCGCCACCTGCCAGGCCGGAGGGGAACTGCGAGGACTCGTCTGCCCACAAGGACAGCAATACAG cggtttctgttttttcctgcGTAACGTCGACGGGCAGCACCTCTGTGATACGGTCCCCCGGAGAGTCCCCTTATGTCaactcctccccccctcccctcctgcctgcagTGGTAAGAAGCGCCAGCCAGCCCCCCCCAGCCAGCCTCCCAGGGGGTCCTGAGAGCCAGCCCCCACAGGCGATCGTTAAACCCCACATCCTCACACACCTCATTGAGGGCTTCGTCATCCAAGAGGGGCTGGAGCCGTTCCCG GTGAGCCGCTCCTCCCTGATGGTGGACCAGCAGGCCTCGCTGCCCGACACCCAGGAGGTGAAGTCCAACGGCGGGCAGCAGCAGCCCTGCGACGCCCCCATGGACACCGAGCCCCCGGAGAACTCCACCGACTCGGACATGGATGACGCGCCCGCTGCCGAGG CAGACGGGGCGGAGGAGGGGGCCGTGGGCGTGCTGGAGTGCGAGTTCTGTGGGAAGAGGGGGTACGCGCACACCTTCCTCAGATCCAAGCGTTTCTGCTCCATGATCTGCGTACGACG GTATAACGTCAGCTGCACCAAACGCATCAGCTTGCTGAAGGCCGATAAAACGGGACGTTGGCCCCGCAGGACGGATGGGAGGCGGGGCCGTCCCCCGAGCCGGCCTGACGGGGGCTCCAGAGAGCACTTCCTCAGACAG GTGGACGTCCAGCCCTCgcgggaggaagaggaggaggaggagccccCAGTCCCCATGACGACAAGGCTGCGGCGGCAGACGGAGCTGGAGCGGGAGCGAGAGCGGGAACGGGGCCTGGTGAGGACGAGGGAGGCCTCGGGCGGCCCCCCCGGCAGCCCATCCGCCGCCCACTCCAACCCCACGCTCTGGAGCGTCCAGGAAGTCTGGTCTTTCATATACAACCTGCCAG ggTGCCAGGACATCGCTGAGGAGTTCCGCCTGCAGGAGATCGACGgccaggccctgctgctgctcaccgAGGAGCACCTGATGAGCGCCATGAACGTCCGCCTGGGCCCGGCGCTCAAGATCTGCGCCCGCATCAACTCCCTGAaggagagctag